A window from Vigna angularis cultivar LongXiaoDou No.4 chromosome 7, ASM1680809v1, whole genome shotgun sequence encodes these proteins:
- the LOC108338332 gene encoding exocyst complex component EXO70A1, whose protein sequence is MEGSRMENLVRAEKSLRLSLEKSKSVGLALERAGPRLAEIRQRLPSLGSAVRPIRAQRDALVAVGGHINRAVGPAAAVLKVFDAVHGLEKSLLSDPRSDIAGYLSVLKRLQEALRFLGDNCGLAIQWLEDIVEYLEDNSVADQVYLTNLKKELKNLRESQHGELDGGLLDAALRKLEDEFRLLLTENSVPLPMSAAAAGDGMACIAPSPLPVSVVQKLQAILGRLIANDRLDRCVGIYVEVRSSNVRASLQALNLDYLEISVSEFNDVQSIEGYIAQWGKHLEFAVKHLFEAEYKLCNDVFERIGLDVWMGCFSKIAAQAGILAFLQFGKTVTESKKDPIKLLKLLDIFASLSKLRLDFNRLFGGGPCVEIQNLTRDLIKRVIDGAAEIFWELFVQVELQRPNPPPVDGNVPRLVSFITDYCNKLLGDDYKPILTQVLIIHRSWKRQSFQERLLVTEILNIVKAVEQNVETWIKAYDDPILSHFFAMNNHWHLCKHLKGTKLGELLGDSWLREHEQYKEYYSTIFLRDSWGKLPGHLSREGLILFSGGRATARDLVKKRLKKFNEVFDEMYTKQSSWIMPERDLREKTCQLIVQAVVPVYRSYMQNYGPLVEQDASSTKYAKYTVQKLEEMLLCLYRPRPARHGSLRSPTFSAKYGNGVPDLRRTASAVV, encoded by the coding sequence ATGGAAGGTTCTAGGATGGAGAATTTAGTCAGAGCTGAGAAATCGCTGAGGCTCAGCTTAGAAAAATCGAAGTCGGTGGGGTTGGCTTTGGAGAGAGCGGGACCGAGGTTGGCCGAAATCAGGCAGCGGCTACCGTCGTTGGGATCGGCGGTGCGGCCGATTCGCGCTCAGAGAGACGCTCTGGTGGCCGTCGGCGGCCATATCAACCGCGCTGTGGGCCCCGCCGCCGCGGTGCTCAAGGTTTTTGACGCCGTCCATGGACTGGAGAAGTCGCTGCTGTCGGATCCCCGGAGCGACATAGCCGGGTACTTGTCGGTGCTGAAACGTCTCCAGGAGGCGCTGAGGTTCTTGGGGGATAATTGCGGGTTGGCTATACAGTGGTTGGAAGACATAGTTGAGTATTTGGAGGACAATTCCGTTGCTGATCAGGTTTATCTGACGAATTTGAAGAAGGAATTGAAGAATCTTCGCGAATCGCAGCACGGTGAACTCGATGGTGGGTTGTTGGATGCTGCATTGCGCAAGTTGGAGGATGAGTTCAGGTTGCTGTTGACTGAGAATAGCGTGCCACTGCCGATGTCGGCGGCGGCGGCGGGTGATGGTATGGCGTGCATTGCGCCGTCGCCGCTGCCTGTATCGGTTGTGCAGAAGCTACAGGCGATTCTGGGGCGGTTGATTGCCAATGACAGGCTGGACAGGTGTGTGGGGATTTATGTTGAGGTGAGGAGTTCGAATGTTAGGGCAAGTTTGCAGGCGCTGAATTTGGATTACCTTGAGATTTCTGTGTCGGAGTTCAATGACGTGCAGAGCATTGAAGGGTATATAGCTCAGTGGGGGAAGCATTTGGAGTTTGCTGTGAAGCATTTGTTTGAGGCTGAGTATAAGCTTTGCAATGATGTGTTTGAGAGGATTGGATTGGACGTGTGGATGGGTTGCTTTTCGAAGATAGCTGCGCAAGCGGGTATACTGGCGTTTCTTCAGTTTGGGAAGACAGTTACTGAGAGTAAGAAGGACCCCATTAAGCTTTTGAAGTTGTTGGATATTTTCGCGTCGTTGAGCAAGTTGAGATTGGATTTCAACCGGCTTTTTGGTGGTGGGCCATGTGTTGAGATACAGAATTTGACTAGGGATCTTATCAAGAGGGTGATTGATGGGGCTGCAGAGATTTTCTGGGAGCTTTTTGTTCAGGTGGAGTTGCAGAGGCCGAATCCACCACCAGTGGATGGCAATGTGCCGAGATTGGTGAGCTTTATCACTGATTACTGTAACAAGCTCCTTGGGGACGACTATAAGCCGATACTGACTCAGGTTCTGATAATTCACAGAAGTTGGAAGCGCCAAAGCTTTCAGGAGAGACTCCTTGTTACTGAGATTTTGAACATTGTGAAGGCTGTTGAGCAGAATGTAGAGACTTGGATCAAGGCTTATGATGATCCTATACTGTCCCACTTTTTTGCTATGAACAATCACTGGCATCTGTGCAAGCATTTGAAAGGGACAAAGCTTGGGGAACTCTTGGGGGATTCTTGGCTGAGGGAGCACGAACAGTATAAGGAGTATTACTCTACAATCTTTTTGAGGGACAGTTGGGGAAAGCTTCCTGGACATTTGAGTAGGGAAGGGTTGATTCTTTTCTCTGGAGGGCGCGCCACTGCCCGTGACCTGGTCAAGAAAAGGTTGAAGAAGTTCAATGAAGTTTTTGATGAGATGTATACTAAGCAGTCAAGTTGGATAATGCCAGAACGGGATCTGAGGGAGAAAACATGTCAGCTTATAGTGCAAGCTGTGGTGCCTGTATACCGCAGTTACATGCAGAATTATGGTCCTTTGGTGGAGCAAGATGCTAGCTCCACAAAATATGCAAAGTACACCGTTCAgaagcttgaagaaatgctctTGTGTCTTTATCGGCCAAGGCCTGCAAGACATGGCAGCTTGAGAAGTCCAACATTTAGTGCAAAATATGG